In Bordetella genomosp. 11, the sequence GTGGAAAGGCGCGACTTTTCCGCCTGATCGGCACCGCGCATCAACAGGAGGAGAACCCCATGCCCCATGAAGAATCCCTGGCGGAACTGGATCGGCGGCGCGCAGCCGCGCGCGCCATGGGCGGCGAGGACAAGCTGGCCCGGCGGCGGGCCAGCGGCGACCTGAATGCGCAGGAGCGCCTGGAGCAACTGGTGGACGCGGACAGCTTCATCGAGCTGGGTGTACTGGCCGCGTCGGCGCGCTTCGAGCTGGACGCCGCCGAGACGCCGCGCGACGGCAAGCTGGTGGGTTTCGGCCGCATCGATGGCCGTGACGTCGGCGTGGTGGTGAACGATTTCACGACCAAGGGGGCCTCCACCAGCGCGACCAATTCCCGCAAGATGGGTTATGTGCGCAAGGCCTGCACCGAGCGCGGCATGCCTTTCGTGCACGTGGGCGAATCCACCGGCGCGCGCCTGCCCGATGCCATGGGCTCGCGCGGGATGGGCGCGCTGCTGGGCAACGACACCACGCAGTTTCGCCGCATGCGCGAAACCCCCTGGGTTTCCGCCGCCCTGAATACATCGTTCGGATCGTCGGCCTGGCTATGCTGCTGCGCGGACTTCTCCGTGATGAAGAAGGGTTCGATCATGTCGGTATCCAGCCCGCGGCTGGTATCGATGGCGATCGGCGAGAAGGTCGATCTGGAGGAACTCGGCGGCTGGCGGCTGCACGCGGAACAAACCGGGCTGATCGATTACTTCGTCGACACCGATGAAGAGGCCATGCGCGCCATCCGCCGCTTTCTTTCGTATATGCCTTCGCACAACGGCCAACTGCCGCCGGTGGCCGAGGTGACGGAAGGATCGGGGGAAGGGCAGGAGCGCATCCTGGAGATCCTGCCGGAGAAGCGCACGCAGGTCTACAACATGAAGAAGATCCTGGAGATCATCTTCGACCGCGATAGCCTGCTGGAAATCAAGGCACGCTTCGGCAAGCCGCTGGTGGCCGCGCTGGGCCGGCTGCAGGGCCAGGTGGTGGGCATTATCGCCAACAACCCGATGTCGGGCGGCGGCGCCCTTTCGGCGGAAGCCTGCCGCAAGGCGGTGGACTTCACCGTGATGTGCGACAGCTTCAATATCCCGTTGATCCGCTTCATGGATACGCCGGGTTTCGTGGTGGGGCTGGACGCCGAACGGCGCGGCGCGCCGGGCCACATCATGAACTTCATGAACGCCACCTGCCTGACCACGGTGCCGCAGATCACCGTGCTGTGCCGCAAGGCCTATGGCCGCGCCTATGTCGCCATGGGTGGCGGCGCCCATAACGATGTCATGGTGGCCTGGCCCACCGCCGAGGTCAGCTTCATGGACCCGGTGTTCGCCACCAATATCGTGCACAACAAGACGCCGTCGGACGAGGGATTCGCGGAGGCCCTGGCGGATATCCAGAAAGACCTGGAAGTCTGGGACATGGCACGGATCTTCTCCGCGCAGGACGTTATCAAGCCGCAGGAAACGCGCGCATTCCTGATCCGCATGCTGGACGTACACCGGCGCCGCCGTGCGGGCGGAATCGGCGAACACCTGATGCGCACCTGGCCCACCAGTTACTGAGGCCGCCTCCAGGGGGAAAGCACTATGACGGAACGCAATCCGGCGCGGGACATCATCGTCCGCGCGCGCGAGGAACATCGCCAGGCCCTGAGCGAGGCCGACGGCAAGGCATTGCTGGCGGCATTCGGTATCGCCGTCCCGCGCGCCGTGGTGGCCCGCGATGCGGACGACGCGGCCGCGCGGGCGGCCGGGCTGACGGGCCCTTTCGTGACGAAGGTGGTGTCGCCCGATATCCTGCACAAGTCCGATGCGGGCGGCGTCGCGCTGAACCTGGCCGATGCCGCCGCGGTGGGCGCGGCCGTACGCGCGATGGCCGTCCGGCCGACGATCGCCGCCGCGCGGGTGGACGGCTGGCTGGTGGAGGAAATGGCGCCGCGCGGCATCGAGGTGGCGGTAGGGGCGGTGCGCGATCCGCAGTTCGGCCCGCTGATCATGGTGGGCCTGGGCGGCATTTTCGTCGAAGTATTGAAGGACGTGGCGTTTCGCATTTGTCCCATTACGGAGGCCGATGCGTGGGCGATGCTGGACGAGCTGCGCGGGGCCGCTTTGTTGCGTGGCGCGCGAGGCCAGGACCCGGTGGACCGGCACGCGCTGGTACGCGCGCTGATGGCGGTGGGTGGCAAGGGTGGGTTGCTGGAAGCGCTGGGCGATGACCTTGCCGAACTGGACATCAATCCGCTGATCGCTTCGCCGGCCGGCGTGCGCGCGGTGGATGCGCGATTCGTACTGACGCCGCCAGCGGAAGCGAGCCCCGCCGACAAGGCATCCGCCGTATCGCCATCGAGCGGCGCCGCCGTGCCGCGCGGCGGCGAAGATATCCTTGCCTATTACCGGCCGCTGTTCCGTCCGCGCACGGTTGCCGTGTTGGGCGCTTCGACGCGCAGCGTGGCGATCGCCAATACATTCATCCGCCGCCTGAAAGCCTACGGCTATAACGGCGCGATCTATCCCATTCATCCCACCGCGGCCGAAGTGGAGGGCTTGCCCGCCTATCCCAGCCTGGCCGAAACGCCGCAACCCGTAGACTATGCCTACGTCGCGATCGGCGCGGCGCAGATCCCCGACGTGCTGGGCGCGGCGGCGGGACGCTGCCGATTCGCGCAGGTGATTTCTTCCGGCTTCGGCGAAACCGAGGAAGGCCGCGAGACGCAGCAGGCGTTGGTCGAAGGGGCGCGCGCGGGCGGCGTGCGCGTGCTGGGGCCGAATTGCCTGGGCACGTATTCTCCACGCGGCGGGCTGACGTTTCCCGCCGATGCTCCCAAGGAAGCGGGTACCATCGGCATCGTGTCGCAGTCGGGCGGGTTGTCCACCGATATCATCAAGCGCGGTCAATGGCGCGGGCTGCGCTTCAGCGGACTGGTGACCATCGGCAATAGCGCCGATATCGCGCCGCATGATTTGCTCGAATACTTTCTGTACGACCCCGATACCAAGGCGGTGGGCCTGTACCTGGAAGATATCAAGGACGGCCGGGCGTTCTTCGAGCTGCTGCGCAATGCGCCAGTGGCCAAGCCGGTCGTGATCCTGAAGGGCGGCACGACGAGCCTGGGGCGGCTGGCGGCCAGCTCGCATACGGGCGCGCTGGGCGGACACGAACGTGCCTGGGACGCGCTGGCCGCCCAGACGCCGGTGGCGCTGGTGCAGACGGTCGACGAGTTCATCAATGCCTTGTTGGCCCTGCAACACCTGACGCCGCGCCCGCAACGGCCGACGCGCGTCGTGACCTTGTTCGGCAACGGCGGCGGGTCCAGCGTGCTGGGTGCGGACAGTTTCGCCCGCGAAGGACTGGCGGTCGCGCCTTTCGGCAAGGCGGCGCGCGAGGCGCTGGAGGCACTGGGTTTTCCGCCGGGGACGAGCGTGCTGAATCCCATCGATACGCCGGTGCGGTCCTTGCAGGAGAAGGACGGCTGGGTGGCGGGCGAGATCCTGGACCTGGTCTACGAACACGCGCGGCCCGATGCGGTGGCCATGCATTTGAACCTGGCAGCCTTCGTGGGCCGGGGGTCGGTGGATCCGATCGGCAATCTGCTGGCGGTGGTGGAACAGACGCAGCGCAAGTGGGCGGGACAGGCGCATTTCCTGCTCGCCTTGCGGGGCGACGGGTCGCCCGAGCTGGACGATAGCAAACGAGCGTATCGGGAAAGGGCGCGGGCGGTGGGTGTGCCGGTGTATGACGAAATTCCGGATCTGGCGAAGGCGTTGGCGGTGGTGGCCGTTCTGGAGGATCGGTTGGCGGCCTGGCAGGCGGCGGCGCATCAGCGGTAGGGATTTGGCGGTTGCGGGGTGGCTTGTGGGTGCCGTGCGGTGATCGGTGCTGTTCGTGGGTGGCTTGCTGGTGCCGTGCGCTGATCGATGCTGTTCGTGAGTGGTTTGCTAGTGCCGTCCGTCGGGGGTGGTGCCTGTCGGGGCCAGCCCGGAGGAGCCGGTCCGGCGCCTTCGCACCGGACTCCCGCGTTGTCATCCTCGTACGGCGGCCGAAGTGGCGGTGGTTTTCTTGCGGGTTTTTTGCCCGGCCGTCCTCCCTTCGGATTCCCTCGCGCGGCTCCAACGGGCTGGCCCCGACAGGCACCACCCCCGACGGACTCCGATTTGCCCTTAATCACGAGCGCTGCGACGAGCTGGTTTCTCGCGCTTCGTGGGTGGGGGATGTCGCCGCTGAAGGATCTTGCGGTGCACGTCGCATCGAGGCCGCCCAGCGCGGCCCCGATGCGCCTACTCGGTGGTTGACTGCGACGGGCTGCATGCGGATGGCTGTGGGAATGGCGGCGATGGTGGAATGCGACGTGCTGGGGGCTGCAGACGAGAAATCCTGACATCGCGCAGGCTCTGGATGCCGCGGATACCCCGGAATCCGGACAGTCCCGTACGCCGTATAGGGGGCCATGTCGCGGCTTGATCGCCATGCCGCGTTTCGTTGACTATCTCGGCTCGTTCACCATATCGCGTATGGTTGACCATCGCAGCTCGCAGGCCATCTAGCCCAAGGCACATGCGGATGCGTGCATGCAACGGCATCCACTCCAGATGCAAGGCCGTCGCACGAAAGCCCCCGCGGCATAACGCACCGTGTAGGCGATCGCTGGCCGCGCTGGGCGGCCGGCGATCGACGTGCGCCGCAAAATCTTCCACCGGCAGCAACCGCCACCCACGAAGCGCAAGAACCCAGCTCGTCGCAGCGACCGTAATTAAGGCAAACCGGAGTCCGGCGGGGGTGATGCCTGTCGGGGCCAGCCCGTTGGAGCCGCGCGAGGGAATCCGTAGGAAGGACGGCCGGGCAAAAAAAAACGCAAGAACCCCACCGCCACTTCGGCCGCCGTACGAGGATGACAACGCGGGAGTCCGGCGCGAAGGCGCCGGACCGGCTCCTCCGGGCTGGCCCCGACAGGCATCACCCCCGCCGGACGGCACTAGCAAGCCACCCGCCAACAGCCCCGATCACCGCACAGAACAAAGCAACACACCTGCCGAAGGAAAAAACGAAACCGCCAGCCCTAAACGATCCCTGTATTCTTCTTGAACGAAGCCACCTGCTCCGGCGTGAAACTCGGCAGCCGAAGATCCCGCAGATAAGGACCGAACGCCTCGTCTATCTGGTCCCCGAACCGCGAAAAAATCTCCGCCATGTAGTAATCATGGCGAATCAACGACAGCGCCATCGTCACAATCGGCATGTTCTTGGAATGCGCCGCGATCACATCCCCCTCGACATTGGCCGTCAGCATCTCCCGATAGTCGACCGCCAGCGTGAACAGATTGTCCGCCGTCCCCATTCGCACACCGTTGTTCTCGTGGATATACACGCGGCACTTATCGGTATACCGGAACTCCTCGGCATTGTTCCCGAACAGCACGATCAGCAAGCGCACCCCACGCGTCACCGCCGCCTCGCGCAGACGATCCGCATGTCGGCGCAGCACGTGATCGGCGGCCTTGATCCACACCGTCGCCGTGCTCCGCTCGATCAGCATGTCGATATGTTCGTGCACCGCCGCGTCGCCGCGCAGCGTCCAGACGTACTGGTCCTCGGTGCGCGGCGTGACCGCCTCCAGGCGCTCGGTCAGGCCGGCGCACAGCGAACGCGTCTGTCGCGCGATTGCGTCCAGCAGCTCGCGCGGGCGCGCGGCGACATAGCAGGTCGGGTTCTCTCGCACCGGCAGCACGGCGCCGCGGCGCGCCAGGCTGTCCAGCGCGCTATAGGTATTGGGCCGCGGCACGCCGGCCTGCTTGGAAATCTCGTAGGCCGTCGACGGCGGCATGCCCAGCAGCTGGACATAAACCTTGGCTTCGTATTCCGTGAAGCCCAGTTTCTTCAAATCGCCGGAAATGTTGTCCGTGGACGCATCGTCCTTGGCCACATGCTTGACGCTCATCGGGGTACCCCGTCGGAAACCGTGCGAGTTTAGCAGAGGGCCTGGCGATGCGACTCCACAAAACCGGTATGAACGTCGCCGGCCGCGAACGCCGGATGTTCCAGGCAGGCGATCAGGAAATCGCGATTGTGGCGTATCCCTTCGACCTCGAACCGCCGCAGGGCCTCGGCGGCGCGGCGGCGCGCGGTGTCGCGGTCTTCGCCGTGCGCGATCAGCTTGGCGATCATCGGATCGTAGAAAGGCGTGATCTCATCTCCTTCCCGGTAGCCGCTGTCCACGCGGATGCCCGGCATGCCGGCAGGTGGGCGGAACACGGTCAGGCGGCCCGGCGAGGGCATGAACATGCGCTTGGGGTCCTCGGCATAGAGCCGGCATTCGATGGCATGGCCCTGCGCGGCGATGGCATCCTGGGATAGTGCGGGCAGGCTGTCGCGCGCCAGGTCGATCTGCATTGCCACCAGATCGCGTCCGGTGATCATCTCGGTCACCGGGTGTTCCACCTGGATGCGGGTATTCATCTCCAGGAAGTAGAACTCGAAGGATCCCGCGTCGACGATGAATTCGACCGTGCCGGCGCCCTGGTAGCGCGTGGCGCGGCACAGGTCGACCGCGGCCTGGGCCATCCTGGCGCGCGTGGCGGAGGGCAGGCCGGGCGCCGGGCTTTCCTCGATGATTTTCTGGTAGCGGCGCTGCAGGGAACAGTCGCGTTCGTACAGGTGGATGGCGTTGCCGTCGCCGAAGCCGAAGACCTGGATCTCGACGTGGCGCGCCAGCGGGATATAGCGTTCCAGGAAAACCGCGCCGTTGCCGAAGGCCTTGGCCGCCATGGATTGGCTGGCTTCGACGACGGCCTGCAAGTCCTCGGGGCGGTCGACGCGGCGCATGCCGATGCCGCCGCCCCCGGCCACGGCTTTCACCAGCAGGGGATAGCCGACGCGCGCGGCGCTTTCGGCGATGCCGTCCAGTGCGCCCGTCTCGTAGCGGTCGCTGCCGGGTACCACCGGCACGCCGGCGGCGATGGCCAGTTCGCGGGCGCGCTGCTTATCGCCCATGTCGCGGATGCTGTCCGGGCGCGGTCCGACCCAGGTCAGGCCCGCCGCCAGCACGGCCTGGGCGAAGGCGGCGTTTTCGGAAAGAAAGCCGTAGCCGGGATGGATGGCCTGGGCACCGGTGTCGGCGGCGGCCTGGAGGATCGCTTCCGGACGTAGATAGCTTTCGCTGGCGCGCGACGGACCGATCGCGCGTGCCTGGTCGGCCATGGCGACGTGGGCGGCCTGGGCGTCCGCTTCCGAATAGACGGCGACGGTTTCGATATCCAGGGCGCGGCAGCTGCGCATGACGCGGCAGGCGATTTCGCCGCGGTTGGCGACCAGCAGGCGGTTCAGGGACGCCATGGCGGCCTCACACCGACAGGCGAGCGACGACGCTGCCTTCGGACACGGTTTGCTCCGGCTGGACCAGGATCTCGGCGATGGTGCCGGCTTCCGGTGCCACGACGGGGATTTCCATTTTCATGGATTCCAGAATCAGGATCGGTTCGTCCTCTTCCACGGTATCGCCCGGCTTGCGCAGGATTTTCCAGACATTGCCGGTGATCTCGGTCTTGACGTCTACGGTACTCATGCCGTGTTCCTCCATATGGCCCGATGGTGGCGCGCGCTGCGCCAACGGGCATCGATACGACGATGCGGCCGCGAGCGGGCGTGGCTGGATCCAGAATAGGGGATATTGGTAGTTGTTGCAACAACAACGTTAATGGCGTTGACGAATCGTTGGTGCGGCGCGCGCCGGGGCGGCTTATGCAGGGATCGGAATGCAGGCAGACGGACACCACAGGGAATCGAACATCCGATCCGTCATCGCACGCAGGTTATGTCGTCATGATCACGTCTTCCTTCCCCATTGCGCACGCCCCGCGGCCACCCGGCAGCGATACGCCTTCCCCGCATTTGCCCGGATCCGGGCCGGCGGCGCCGCAAGACGGGGCGACGGGACACGCGGCGGGCGCGGCGGCAGCGTTCGAGCGGGCGGTGCCGAACGACCCGTTGTATCCCTTCCAGTGGCATCTGAACAATACCGGCCGGCGCGTTTTCGCGGATACGGCGCCCAAGGCCGGCGTAGACCTGAACCTGGGCACGCTGCACCAGGAGGGCATAACGGGCAAGGACGTCGTGGTCGCGATACACGAGCCTGGCCGTATCGACCCGGATCACGAAGACCTGGCGCCCAATCTGCTGGTGCGCGCGCCCCTGGACCGGACCGGCCTGCGCGATCGCGATATTGCCCATGCCACCGCCACGGCGGGCATCATCGGGGCGTTGGAAGGCAACGGCAAGGGCGGCGGCAGCATCGCGCCAGAGGCCAAACTGCTGGACATGCAGGCACCCGGCGCACGCGATGTGCCCCGGCCCGTGCTGCATAACATCAGCGGGGGAAACTCGCCGGTCATCTTCGCGCCGTATTCGGCGTCCGAGTATCCGGATGCGGATCTGGATGGAAACACTGGCGAATTGTTCATCAAGTCCGCGGGCAACGAATTCGAAAGCGCCGACAAGATAGGCATCGGCGCGGAAACCTGCCGTGCGGCGACCGGCGGCACGGGCATCGGTTGCCTGACCGCCACGGCGGACACGATGAACGCCATGGCCCGCGTCGTGACGGTGGGGGCGGTGAACGCGGACGGCATCAAGTCCTCCTATTCCAATACGGGTTCGGCGCTCTGGGTATCCGGCCTGGGGGGCGAGTTCGGCCTGGAAAAGGCCCTCGTGGCGCAGTCCCATGCGCAGTCGGGCACGTCTTCGGTGGACGATACGCATTTGTATGCGCCCGCCATCGTGACGACGGACGCCTCCGGCCTGGCGCAGGGATTGAACCGCGACGAGCCGGGCCTGCCGCGCTACAACGCGCTCGACAGCGGCAGTCTGTCCAGCGTCGATGCCAGCGGCGATTACACCGCCCGTGCCAATGGGACGTCGGCCGCCGCGCCCACCGTGACGGGCGTCGCGGCGCTGATGCTGCAAGCCAACCCGGCGCTGACCTGGCGCGATATCAAGTACATCCTCGCCACGACCGCACGCAAGATCGATCCCGACCGTCCGGACATCGTCCGGCAGGGGCTGGTACTGGACGACGGCTGGGTCAGGAATGCCGCGGGCCGCTCCTTCAGCAACTGGTACGGCTTCGGTCTGGTCGACGCCACGGCTGCCGTGCACGCGGCCCGGCGCCACACGCCCCTGGGCCCGCTGCGCAACACGGGCTGGGTCGCAATGAGCGGCGACGCGGTCCCCATCGGCGCCTGCGATGCGCCGGGGACCGGCGCGCCGATCGCGGTGAAAGACGACATAAAGATCGAAACGGTACAGCTGCGGTTGCGCACCACGCACAAGGATCCCAACCGACTGCATATCGCGCTCATATCGCCGTCCGGCACCCGCAGCATCATTCTGCCGGCGGGCACGCTCGTCATGCTGGCGGGCGACACCTTCTCCATCGACCTGGCCGCTTCGAACGCCTTCCTGGACGAGTCCGCGCGCGGCACCTGGACATTGCAGGTCACCGACGCGGCGAGTCCGGCGTCCTCCGCGGACGCGCCAGGCACCATCGTGTCCTGGGATCTTCGCGTGCTGGGGCATTGATGCGCAAGGCGGCTACCGCGGACGAGACCTTCGCTGTCCGGCGAGGTCTTCCCATCGTCAGGGTTTGCATGCGCATGGGCATGCACGGCCTGCTGTGCATCGGCGGCCTGGCCGGCGCGGCCGGCCTGTTCGTCCACGACTACGCGGGGCGCACGGACAGCACGATTTTGCCGAAGAATCCGCCGGCCTCCATCCAGGCGTGGGCCTGGGCTGCCTGCTCCAGCGGGAACACTTTCTCGACGATGGGCGCGGCGCGTCCGTCGGCGATGCAGGGCAGCGCGCGCGCAGCGAACTCCCTGACGATGTCGGCTTTCTCCGTCGCCGGGCGCGAACGCAGGACGCTGCCGATAATCTGCTGACGCTTGACCATCATCAGCGCAAGGTTCAGTTCCGCCTTGATGCCCGACATGACGCCGATGACGACCAAACGTCCGCCGGCCGCCAGCGAATTCATATTCGGCGCGAGATAGCGCGCGCCGATATGATCGAGGATGACGTCCACGCCCTTCTTCGCGGTCAGTGTCCTGACCTCGGCCGCGAAGTCCGGCGTGGCGCGATAGTCGATGACGTGGTGCGCGCCCAACGCCCTCAGGCGGTCCTCCTTGCCCGGCGACGCCGTGACGATCAGGCGCGCGTCGGGCACCAGGGCGCGGCACAGCCTGAGGGCCGCGGTGTTCACGCCGCCGCCTCCGCCATGCAGCAGCGCGGTCTGGCCGTCGCGCAGGCCGCCCAGCATGAAGACGTTCAGATAGGCGGTGATGTAGGTTTCGCAGACGCAGGCGGCTGTCTCGAAGTCCATGCCGTCGGGAATGGGAAGCAGCAGCTCGGCGCGCGCCCGGGCGTATTCCGCGTACCCGCCGCCGCCGACCAGCGTCATCACGCGGTCCCCCGGCCGCCAGCCTTGCACGCCCTCGGCCACGGCGTGGATCACGCCGGCCACTTCCAGGCCCAGGATGTCCGATTCGCCGGGCGGTGGCGGGTAATTGCCCTCGCGCTGGACGATGTCCGGGCGGTTGACCGAGGTGGCGTGCACGCGCACCAGTACCTCGCCGGGACCGGGTTCCGGCAGGGGCGCATCGCCGTGGTACAGCACGCTGGCCGGACCGGGTTCGCGCATCAGGATGGCTTTCATGGCGGTGTCCGGCCGGCTACGCGGCGAGGGCATCGTGCTCTTCGTGGGGCACGGTGGCCGCGCCCTTGATTTGCGTGCGATGCATGATGCGGCTGACGGCGGGATCGAAGGCGTCGCGGCGGTGCAGGGTGCAGCGGTTGTCCCAGAGGATCAGGTCGTACGGTTGCCATTGCTGGCGGAAAGTGAATTCCTGCTGCGTGGCGTGGGCCCAAAGCTGGTCCAGCAGTTCATTGCTTTCGTCCAGCGGCAATCCGACGATATAGCTGTTGCGGCGACGGCCCAGGTACAGCGCGGCGCGGCCGGTTTCCGGATGACGCACCACCAGCGGGTGGCGGGCACCCGGCGCCTCGCGCGGGTCAGTCACTTCCTTCATGCCCTTGCGCATCATGCCGGCGCTGTTGTAGGTGGCGTCATGGATGGCGCGGCGCCCGGAAATGGCTTTCCTGAGCGTGGCGGGCAGTGTCTCGTAGGCCAGGTACATATTGGCCCAGAAGGTATCGCCGCCGCTGGGCGGTACGTCCAGCGCGTGCAGCAGCGCGGCCATCGGCGGCGTGTCGATGTAGGTCATGTCGCAGTGCCAGACGGCTTCGCCGTCCCCAAGGTTGCCGATGGGTACGCCGTCTTTCTTCACGTTGGAAATCACGTTGATTTCGGGAAATTCCGTCAGGAAAGGTTTGCCGTAAGGGTTCGGTCCGGGAGGATCGAGCTCGCCGAATACCCGGCTGAAGGCCAGCAGTTCCGGATCGCTCAGCAGTTGGCCGCGAAAGCGCAGGACCAGGTGCTCGCTCCAGGCGCGCTTCAGCGCCGCGACGTCATCGGCGGCGAGCGGCGCGCGCAGATCCAGACCGGAAATTTCCGCGCCGAGGGCCGACGCGAGGGGAGTAACGGTGATCGACATGATGTTGGCCTGTGCATGCTAGAGGTTATGTCCCTTCCCGGATGGCGCGGGCCCGCGGGGCACGGCTGGGAGGGTGGGCGAGGCCAATATAGCAATCGTGGGTAATGCGGTAAATGATATATATAAGGCATACCGTTATACTGAATATGTATCCCCATTGCCGCACGCCGCACGCCGCACGCCGCGGGCCCGCCGGGCGTGCGGAATGCGGGCAACGACCGCCGGCATGTGAAGCCCGTGCCGGCGATTGCCTATCCGCGCATCCATCCATGCAAAAGAAAAAAACCCTACAGCGCCGCCATATCGAAGCCATCGTCGCCGTCGGCGATGGGCGGTCGGTGCATCGCGCCGCTCGTGAGCTGGGCGTACCGCAACCGGTGTTGTCGCGCTTGTTGGCCGAGGCCGAGACGCTGGTCGGCGCGCGCCTGTTCGAGCGGTCCAGCCATGGCAGCGTGCCGACGGCGCAGGGCCGCCTGATCCTGCCACGCGCCCGTTTCGCGCTGCGCACGATGGAGCGCCTGAACGACCTGACGACGGGCGATGCGCCGCCGATCCGGCTGGGGTGTATCCCGCGCGCCATGCACACGCTGCTGCCGCATTTGCTGGAACGCGTCTATCCGGATGGCGGGCAGGCGCCATTGGACAAGACGGGGACGGGCGGCGCGGTGGTAGCGGCCGGCGCCGATGGCGATGCGAAGGCACAAGGGCGGACGCCGGGAGGCGGCACGGGAACGGATGGGGCGGGCATGCGTTTCGAGGTGCGCGAAGGCAACTCCGTCGCGCTGTTCAACAGCCTCGCCGCGGGCGACCTGGACTTCGCCATCCTGCGCGGCAATGTGGCGGACCCTGGCGACGAATGGGTCATCGAGCGATTGTTCGACGAGCGCACCGTTATCTACTGTGCCGCGGGCCACCCCGATATTCCCTCGGGGCAGGTGTCCCTGTCGCGGCTGGCGGCGATGGGCTGGACCTTGCCCGAGCCGGGAACGACATCGCGCGGCGCATTCGATGCGTTCTGGGCCGAACACGGCCTGCCGCCTATCAAGCCCCTGATGGAAACCCGCTCGTTCGAAGCCAATCTGGCCCTGGTCGCCGCGTCGCGGCTGGTGTCCATCGCGCCTGAATCC encodes:
- a CDS encoding NAD(P)H-quinone oxidoreductase, producing MKAILMREPGPASVLYHGDAPLPEPGPGEVLVRVHATSVNRPDIVQREGNYPPPPGESDILGLEVAGVIHAVAEGVQGWRPGDRVMTLVGGGGYAEYARARAELLLPIPDGMDFETAACVCETYITAYLNVFMLGGLRDGQTALLHGGGGGVNTAALRLCRALVPDARLIVTASPGKEDRLRALGAHHVIDYRATPDFAAEVRTLTAKKGVDVILDHIGARYLAPNMNSLAAGGRLVVIGVMSGIKAELNLALMMVKRQQIIGSVLRSRPATEKADIVREFAARALPCIADGRAAPIVEKVFPLEQAAQAHAWMEAGGFFGKIVLSVRPA
- a CDS encoding TauD/TfdA dioxygenase family protein — protein: MSITVTPLASALGAEISGLDLRAPLAADDVAALKRAWSEHLVLRFRGQLLSDPELLAFSRVFGELDPPGPNPYGKPFLTEFPEINVISNVKKDGVPIGNLGDGEAVWHCDMTYIDTPPMAALLHALDVPPSGGDTFWANMYLAYETLPATLRKAISGRRAIHDATYNSAGMMRKGMKEVTDPREAPGARHPLVVRHPETGRAALYLGRRRNSYIVGLPLDESNELLDQLWAHATQQEFTFRQQWQPYDLILWDNRCTLHRRDAFDPAVSRIMHRTQIKGAATVPHEEHDALAA
- a CDS encoding LysR family transcriptional regulator, which produces MQKKKTLQRRHIEAIVAVGDGRSVHRAARELGVPQPVLSRLLAEAETLVGARLFERSSHGSVPTAQGRLILPRARFALRTMERLNDLTTGDAPPIRLGCIPRAMHTLLPHLLERVYPDGGQAPLDKTGTGGAVVAAGADGDAKAQGRTPGGGTGTDGAGMRFEVREGNSVALFNSLAAGDLDFAILRGNVADPGDEWVIERLFDERTVIYCAAGHPDIPSGQVSLSRLAAMGWTLPEPGTTSRGAFDAFWAEHGLPPIKPLMETRSFEANLALVAASRLVSIAPESIVRRHVGFGVLRIVKVRRALPINPVMLAFHRMSLEDPLLGRFHAYVRDAARAR